The following are encoded in a window of Mycoplasmopsis bovis PG45 genomic DNA:
- a CDS encoding histidine phosphatase family protein, producing MMKRIMLSRHGVRYPFEFRDKFKNIFSKDIVNWNYDSTLNANLTNKGALLELLFAKFLRKYLCINNDNTINIVANSTSRTYETARLLSLGLVPGKQIKIECSDLSFAKRDPWFELNYPNQSYINNDRVNEFDQKAAKLGIYDKFKEIFNLDNECLYMQSNTTLSYAEGEWLKPSGKLFYSSSTSDVMQSMFYDGFKESEIFRSQDFISDLKLILKAKDFVIDLIWNNPKLALESEKNIYQLLKSCFYNNSDLNILVGHDTNIATVLGVLDIEVPELNQLEKYPIGSKLIFSVYDDKSFDLELAYFDYQDIRNFNVNIEPKVVSLGSKLKLK from the coding sequence ATGATGAAAAGAATAATGCTTTCAAGACACGGCGTTAGATATCCTTTTGAATTTAGAGATAAGTTTAAAAATATTTTTAGTAAAGATATTGTTAACTGAAATTATGATTCTACGCTAAATGCTAATTTGACAAATAAGGGTGCATTACTAGAATTATTATTTGCTAAATTCTTAAGAAAATACTTGTGCATAAATAATGATAATACTATAAATATAGTTGCTAATTCAACAAGCAGAACATATGAAACAGCAAGATTGCTTTCCCTAGGTCTTGTGCCTGGTAAGCAAATTAAGATTGAATGCTCAGACTTATCATTTGCTAAAAGAGATCCTTGGTTTGAGCTTAATTATCCTAATCAATCCTATATCAATAATGATAGAGTAAATGAATTTGACCAAAAGGCTGCAAAATTAGGAATATATGATAAGTTTAAAGAGATATTTAACTTAGATAATGAATGCTTATATATGCAAAGTAATACAACTCTTAGCTATGCAGAAGGTGAATGGCTTAAACCTTCTGGCAAGCTTTTTTACTCATCTAGCACTTCTGATGTTATGCAATCAATGTTTTATGATGGATTTAAGGAAAGTGAAATATTTAGATCGCAGGATTTTATTTCTGATTTAAAACTCATTTTAAAGGCTAAGGATTTTGTAATTGATTTAATTTGAAACAATCCAAAGTTGGCTTTAGAAAGTGAAAAAAATATTTATCAACTATTAAAAAGTTGCTTTTATAACAATAGTGACCTTAACATTTTAGTTGGGCATGACACTAACATTGCAACTGTTTTAGGGGTTTTGGATATAGAAGTGCCTGAACTTAATCAGTTAGAAAAATATCCAATTGGCTCAAAATTAATCTTTAGTGTCTATGATGACAAGTCATTTGACCTAGAATTAGCTTATTTTGATTATCAAGACATAAGAAACTTTAATGTAAATATTGAACCAAAAGTTGTGTCACTAGGTTCTAAATTAAAATTGAAATAA